The Lutibacter profundi region TCGCTTTAAGAAAATTAGCCAAAAAAATGATTCACAAAACTAAAAACAGCAAGTAAATGGAATTTAGATATAGATATGTAGCGCAAATTGTAGTAGAAGCCCTTACGCCATTAGCCATTGGTAGTGATTCTTTACAATACGACCAAGACGCTCCTGTAGATAAGGACTTTAATGATTTGCCTTATATACCAGGAACCGCCATTACGGGTTATTTACAAAAACAATTACCCAAATTAGAATCTTTATTTGGTGAAAAGCCAGATAGTAATTCTGATGAACCAAAAGGCTCTAACATTATTGTTAGTGAAGCCTTTTTAATGGATAAAAAAGGTGAAGTACTACAGCAACCAAAGATAATCAAAGATGAATTCTTAAAAAAATATTCCAAATTACCCATACGCCAACATACCGCTATAAACGAATTTGGTGCCGCCAGCGATGGTAGTAAGTTTGATACCGAAATAGTATTTAAAGGCTCTCGTTTTAAATTTGAAATAGAACTACAAGTTGCTATAAAAATGGATGCAGATTGGAAAACAATACTAAACGCCTTTTTTCAAAATAACTTCTATCTCGGTGCAGGAGAGTTTAACAATTTTGGCGAATTAAAAGTGATTGAAATTAAAGAAAAAGCATTTGATTTAAAGAAAGATTTAGACAACTATTCAGGTCACAATGTGGATTTGAATGATGTAGATGATGATATATTTAAACCTTATAAAAAACCTAAAATTAATAGAATTTACAATACTTGTTATTTAAAACTCTCAGGCAAAGACTCTTTCTTTCATTTTGGAGCAGGTTATGGCGATACCGAAGTAGATAATATCAATTATTCTGAATTAGTTTTAGAATGGAGTGCTGATAATAAACCAACTTGGGTAGAAAAATTTGTAATACCAGGTACCAGCATTAAAGGTACTTTAGCACATAGAGTGGCTTTTCATTATAATAAAGAGAATAATGTTTTTGTAGAAAACTTAATACCTGCATTTGAAGAGTCTGTTTCCAAACAACTTAACAAAAAATACAAGATTGATAATTTTAAACTAGCCGACAGTATAGCCGCTTTAGAAAAACAAAAATCACAATTAGAAACACACTTAAAAGCATTAGAAAAGGAAGCATTAAATACTGCCATACTTTTTGAAGACTATATTGGCATAAATAACAAAGGTGTGACCGGTTTGTTTGGTACAGCAAAAGATTCTAAAAAAGACAAAGGCAGTAAAGGCACTATTATTATAAAAGATATTTATTTACCAATAGACACACCACAAACCATATTTACACACAATAAAATTGACCGTTATACTGGTGGTACTATTGACACTGCTTTATTTAACGAAAAAGTATTGGCTATTGATGAGGTGACACTTAGTATAAAATCAACAGAAAAGATTGCAGAAACTAATGAAACTACCAAATATTTACAAATGACACTAAATGACCTTAAAAAAGGAATGCTACCACTTGGTGGTTTGGTAAATAAAGGACACGGTATTTTTACAGAACTAAAAACAACAAAAGATGAAACTAAGTAAAGAAGATTTTATAAAAGACTACAATAATAAATTATTTATTGGATATATATGGATGGTAAGTTCAAAAGAAGGACCAAAGACTTATCTAAATAAGGCTAAAATTGATTTTGAAACATTATATGATAAAAAAGAGCCACACAACAAAATACAAGAAGCCTATTTGTACGATGGTACAAACAGTATTCATATAAAAAACATTGA contains the following coding sequences:
- a CDS encoding RAMP superfamily CRISPR-associated protein: MEFRYRYVAQIVVEALTPLAIGSDSLQYDQDAPVDKDFNDLPYIPGTAITGYLQKQLPKLESLFGEKPDSNSDEPKGSNIIVSEAFLMDKKGEVLQQPKIIKDEFLKKYSKLPIRQHTAINEFGAASDGSKFDTEIVFKGSRFKFEIELQVAIKMDADWKTILNAFFQNNFYLGAGEFNNFGELKVIEIKEKAFDLKKDLDNYSGHNVDLNDVDDDIFKPYKKPKINRIYNTCYLKLSGKDSFFHFGAGYGDTEVDNINYSELVLEWSADNKPTWVEKFVIPGTSIKGTLAHRVAFHYNKENNVFVENLIPAFEESVSKQLNKKYKIDNFKLADSIAALEKQKSQLETHLKALEKEALNTAILFEDYIGINNKGVTGLFGTAKDSKKDKGSKGTIIIKDIYLPIDTPQTIFTHNKIDRYTGGTIDTALFNEKVLAIDEVTLSIKSTEKIAETNETTKYLQMTLNDLKKGMLPLGGLVNKGHGIFTELKTTKDETK